Proteins encoded by one window of Candidatus Methanoperedens sp.:
- a CDS encoding glycosyltransferase family 2 protein has product MSLIDKYGMEKRISIVIPTLNEGPNVKHVFSKIPEFIDEIVVVDGNSTDGTREEIKKYRKDAKIILENRPGKGQALKTGFKNASGDIVVIMDADGSHDTKELPMLLEPVLDGYDVSHGSRLIQGGGSDDFTPFRRLGNKMFVSLVNYMYGSEYSDLCYGYRAFKKDAIEKMTCTSKGFEIETEQSIRVTKTGLKVKEIPSFEAHRMHGNSNLNTLRDGWKILDVIVKEFIKDFGKRK; this is encoded by the coding sequence ATGTCATTAATTGATAAATATGGTATGGAAAAAAGGATTAGCATTGTTATTCCTACTTTAAATGAAGGTCCGAACGTAAAACATGTCTTTTCTAAAATTCCTGAATTCATTGATGAAATAGTTGTAGTTGACGGGAATTCGACGGATGGAACAAGAGAAGAGATAAAGAAATATAGAAAAGACGCAAAAATCATTCTTGAAAATAGACCCGGAAAAGGCCAAGCACTTAAAACCGGTTTTAAGAATGCATCCGGGGACATAGTTGTGATCATGGACGCGGATGGAAGTCATGACACAAAAGAACTGCCAATGCTACTTGAACCAGTACTGGATGGTTATGATGTCTCACATGGATCACGTTTGATTCAAGGTGGAGGTTCTGATGATTTCACACCTTTCAGAAGACTCGGAAATAAGATGTTTGTAAGCCTTGTTAACTATATGTATGGATCAGAGTATTCAGACCTTTGCTACGGGTACCGGGCATTCAAGAAAGATGCGATCGAAAAAATGACATGCACCTCGAAAGGTTTTGAGATAGAGACTGAACAGTCCATACGTGTTACAAAAACAGGACTTAAAGTCAAGGAAATACCCTCATTTGAAGCGCATAGAATGCATGGAAATTCAAATCTAAACACGTTGAGAGATGGATGGAAAATACTTGATGTAATTGTAAAGGAATTTATCAAAGATTTTGGAAAACGAAAATGA
- a CDS encoding DUF22 domain-containing protein, whose protein sequence is MGVLMNEIVNVVTHNNGRVDRKKVKASPYEFTIATRAKWEMLIADEDLTIGAGKLENVKVKEIVVQKDMLAMPCAFSHHPVVSVIKVKTRDGPSPIETDRIINGAFVLGQESGEIKKGDLLSVLNLYPIMFTREATIPQQVG, encoded by the coding sequence ATGGGGGTTCTAATGAACGAAATTGTAAATGTAGTAACTCATAACAACGGAAGAGTAGATCGAAAAAAAGTAAAGGCATCGCCATATGAATTTACCATAGCAACCAGGGCAAAGTGGGAAATGCTAATCGCAGATGAAGATCTTACAATAGGCGCGGGAAAACTTGAGAACGTAAAAGTAAAAGAAATAGTTGTACAGAAAGATATGCTTGCAATGCCATGCGCATTCAGCCATCATCCTGTTGTATCAGTTATAAAGGTTAAAACCAGGGATGGCCCATCACCCATTGAAACAGACCGCATTATAAATGGTGCTTTTGTCCTCGGGCAGGAATCTGGGGAAATCAAAAAAGGTGATCTTTTGTCGGTACTTAACCTATATCCCATAATGTTTACACGTGAAGCCACAATACCACAACAGGTGGGGTAA
- a CDS encoding DUF4352 domain-containing protein, with amino-acid sequence MVLRNRIITTVIIFLLLSVLFSGCTGKKNIALTPAPDLIQTKTVNVSSQNLTHSSKEENTPEIKITSFSSVYMHDNSGNEDIYLFSWENVPGNESQRLLSFLKNEFHIDWVENAQISKTGNENKTIHVSRHNDLIEIMLNNESALLKIGDRGYYDLWVRKENGTHNLYDKIYRNKYDISERYYAAYNLSIKNNGSKTIDFKLKDLNLHEGDRTFNTTTLEPYDNPYYLQVLRDLQHENKLQDTTLFPGQSLDGSVAFHVNSLYNKSFLLKYNTTPVTSASFEKSIEALKAAEYFNYSAALGEPPYRNCNFGDGTKGSYEPMFDDYCDTWANWVNRSVFETYQRSDVERIRKTPPDNYIPMTEMIYALRVVPERNITMSPVTGRFNMPELLVMDDTGEIIINTSRIKGMAVLNDQTYTFKPDWMLNFSRMDIPNASVVQISFKGIFGWPMGTRFSYSDQDIILDKDLNIIVVRYYPVIMVS; translated from the coding sequence ATGGTACTAAGGAACAGGATTATAACAACCGTTATAATATTTCTATTACTATCAGTTCTGTTCAGCGGATGTACCGGAAAAAAGAATATCGCCCTCACCCCTGCACCAGACTTAATACAGACAAAAACAGTGAATGTCTCATCCCAGAACTTAACTCACTCATCAAAAGAAGAAAATACACCTGAAATTAAAATAACTTCCTTCTCAAGCGTGTACATGCATGATAATTCAGGCAATGAAGACATTTATTTATTCAGCTGGGAAAATGTGCCTGGAAACGAAAGTCAACGACTGCTGAGTTTTCTCAAGAACGAATTCCATATTGACTGGGTGGAAAATGCGCAAATCAGCAAAACCGGCAACGAGAATAAAACTATCCATGTTTCCAGGCATAATGACTTGATCGAGATAATGCTCAATAATGAAAGCGCACTCCTGAAAATCGGGGATAGAGGTTACTACGATTTGTGGGTACGAAAGGAAAATGGCACGCATAACTTATATGACAAAATATACAGGAATAAATATGATATTTCTGAGAGATACTATGCAGCATATAATCTATCTATAAAAAATAATGGTTCAAAAACTATTGATTTTAAACTGAAAGATCTGAACCTGCATGAAGGGGACAGGACATTCAATACAACGACCCTTGAACCTTATGACAACCCATATTATTTACAGGTCTTAAGAGACCTCCAACACGAAAATAAATTACAGGATACGACACTTTTCCCGGGTCAAAGTTTAGATGGGAGTGTGGCTTTTCATGTTAACTCCCTATATAATAAATCATTTTTATTGAAGTACAATACAACCCCCGTAACCTCTGCGTCTTTTGAGAAAAGCATCGAGGCCCTCAAAGCAGCAGAATATTTTAATTACTCTGCGGCATTGGGCGAACCTCCATACCGTAATTGTAACTTTGGCGATGGGACGAAAGGTTCCTATGAACCCATGTTTGATGACTATTGCGATACCTGGGCGAACTGGGTGAACAGAAGTGTTTTCGAAACCTATCAAAGGTCTGATGTGGAGCGAATACGAAAAACACCGCCCGATAATTATATACCCATGACAGAGATGATCTATGCATTAAGAGTCGTACCTGAAAGGAATATAACAATGTCTCCTGTTACAGGACGATTCAATATGCCCGAACTTCTTGTTATGGATGATACTGGTGAGATAATTATCAATACATCCAGAATTAAAGGAATGGCAGTTCTCAATGACCAGACCTATACATTCAAACCCGATTGGATGCTAAATTTTTCAAGGATGGATATTCCCAATGCATCTGTAGTACAGATTTCATTCAAAGGTATTTTTGGGTGGCCTATGGGGACCCGTTTTAGTTATAGTGACCAGGACATCATACTTGATAAAGATTTAAACATTATCGTGGTAAGATATTACCCTGTTATTATGGTAAGCTGA
- a CDS encoding glycoside hydrolase family 16 protein, whose translation MKTVSNVKINSINLIVDKFILTTSIVIIFSLILFFSPMSTPDKTPLDYTLVWSDEFNSNFLSSDWMVYEGNQSGAASDTLFHSSMVKVSNGQLHLGIAMNPSSGRKYIGGGVDNINSVVDKMEQGRWEIRAKMPPGFGTDGYFGLYGSAGEWPPEIVIAETIGKRPTKSYLIQVYENVSNIPIYDVTEVIQSNPDWTQGFNVYAFEWDGDQLKWYINGKLKKTSQQRYTTIKMKFSAGAWSGICGSDWPDCASSNVLPAYMDIDYVRIYSKN comes from the coding sequence ATGAAAACAGTATCTAACGTTAAAATAAATAGTATAAATTTAATAGTGGATAAATTTATATTGACAACATCTATAGTTATAATATTTTCACTTATATTATTTTTTAGTCCTATGTCAACACCTGATAAAACTCCTTTAGACTATACACTGGTCTGGAGTGATGAGTTTAACAGCAATTTTTTGAGTTCTGATTGGATGGTATATGAAGGTAACCAGAGCGGAGCTGCTTCTGATACATTATTCCACTCAAGTATGGTGAAAGTAAGTAATGGTCAACTGCATCTGGGTATAGCTATGAACCCATCCAGCGGAAGAAAATATATCGGTGGCGGTGTTGATAATATTAATTCCGTAGTCGATAAAATGGAACAGGGAAGATGGGAAATTAGAGCAAAAATGCCACCCGGATTTGGCACAGATGGATATTTCGGTCTTTACGGTTCGGCAGGAGAATGGCCACCAGAAATAGTTATAGCAGAGACTATCGGGAAAAGACCGACAAAATCATATCTGATTCAAGTGTATGAAAATGTATCCAATATTCCAATATATGATGTAACAGAGGTTATCCAATCAAATCCGGATTGGACTCAAGGATTTAATGTATATGCCTTTGAATGGGACGGCGATCAATTGAAATGGTATATCAATGGAAAACTAAAGAAAACATCGCAACAGCGTTATACCACAATAAAAATGAAATTCAGTGCTGGAGCATGGAGTGGAATATGCGGATCTGATTGGCCAGACTGTGCGAGTTCAAATGTACTTCCAGCATATATGGATATAGATTATGTACGCATTTATAGTAAGAATTAA
- a CDS encoding glycoside hydrolase family 16 protein encodes MNYLIVVIMIKINRKSIKLKKMRYIRRIHIISIIFFLSIPISSAADINLAPNSGFETDPSIEYFTHGNAAFTWATTPHTGSRSVKIVSIQPTGSFSRWLSKTNKISGRAGNVYSVSAWMKTVSVVQYGRLVINFWDASMNYLSGMESVGSVRGTTGWTQLTVQATAPSNTAFVRIEFRLYGSGTLWVDDVDLRLKTVTPIPTPVPTPSGSYTLLWSDEFNSNSLSSDWRVFGDNQGGANSDTLFHSSMVKVSNGQLHLGIAMNPSSGRKYIGGGVDNLNSIAGKLKQGRWEIKAKMPPGFGTNGYFGLYGSAGEWPPEIVIAETFGRTPTRSSLAQTYSLYNDIEYDSTEVIRSNPDWTQGFNVYAFEWDGNQLRWYINGQLKKTSTQKFITIPMKFSAGAWSGICGSIWPDCASSSILPAYLDIDYVRIYRKN; translated from the coding sequence ATGAATTATTTGATCGTAGTCATCATGATCAAAATAAACAGAAAATCAATTAAACTAAAAAAAATGAGATATATAAGAAGAATTCACATAATTTCAATAATATTTTTCCTTTCTATACCAATATCATCGGCAGCAGATATTAATCTTGCACCCAACTCCGGTTTTGAAACCGATCCGTCAATCGAGTATTTTACACATGGAAATGCCGCTTTTACCTGGGCAACCACCCCACACACAGGAAGTCGGTCAGTCAAAATCGTATCCATCCAACCCACAGGATCATTTTCGCGATGGTTGAGCAAAACAAATAAGATCTCAGGACGGGCTGGTAATGTATATTCTGTATCTGCATGGATGAAGACTGTAAGTGTTGTCCAGTATGGAAGGCTTGTTATTAACTTCTGGGACGCGTCCATGAATTATTTAAGTGGCATGGAGTCAGTTGGATCTGTAAGGGGCACGACAGGTTGGACCCAGCTTACAGTTCAAGCTACTGCACCTTCGAATACTGCATTTGTGAGGATTGAGTTCAGGCTTTATGGTTCAGGTACACTCTGGGTTGATGATGTAGACTTGAGATTGAAAACAGTAACCCCCATACCAACACCTGTACCAACACCTTCAGGTTCTTACACTCTTTTATGGAGCGATGAATTTAACAGCAATTCGTTGAGTTCCGATTGGAGAGTATTTGGAGATAACCAGGGAGGAGCCAATTCTGATACATTATTCCACTCAAGTATGGTGAAAGTAAGTAATGGCCAACTACATCTGGGTATAGCTATGAACCCGTCCAGCGGAAGAAAATATATCGGCGGTGGTGTTGATAATCTTAATTCCATAGCCGGTAAATTGAAACAGGGAAGATGGGAAATTAAAGCAAAAATGCCACCCGGATTTGGCACAAACGGATATTTCGGTCTTTATGGTTCGGCAGGAGAATGGCCACCAGAAATAGTTATAGCAGAAACCTTTGGGAGAACACCGACACGATCATCTCTGGCTCAAACATATAGTTTATATAATGATATAGAATACGATTCAACAGAGGTTATCCGATCAAATCCGGATTGGACACAAGGATTTAATGTATATGCCTTTGAATGGGATGGCAATCAATTAAGATGGTATATTAACGGTCAGCTTAAAAAGACATCAACACAGAAATTCATTACTATTCCTATGAAATTCAGTGCTGGAGCATGGAGTGGAATATGCGGGTCTATTTGGCCAGATTGTGCGAGTTCAAGTATACTTCCAGCATATTTAGATATAGATTATGTACGCATTTATCGGAAAAATTAA
- a CDS encoding DUF1616 domain-containing protein: MKVREKHPFDLLIILIWTQLTIVSVLVPTFLDTNLRALLGIPMVLFFPGYLLTAALFPKKHDLEGVKRVALSLGLSIAVIPLMGLILNFTFGISLIPILFSLSLYSISMAIIAAYKRGKLPLEEQFSVPFHRVHEIIYNEINTHKSQKDVNLIIILAFSVVFAAGMIYFVITTPKIGERFTEFYILEPSGKAQNYTTDLKINSPSTILVGVSNHEYIPINYTLQVALEKEVLTNTSFMLAHNETREENVTFVPDKTGSNLKLEFWLFREDNFTSPYRELHLWVNAK, from the coding sequence ATGAAAGTGCGCGAAAAACATCCATTTGACCTTTTGATAATATTGATATGGACACAACTGACTATTGTTTCCGTCCTTGTCCCAACATTTCTCGACACAAATTTAAGGGCGTTACTGGGGATTCCCATGGTACTTTTTTTCCCAGGTTATTTGTTGACAGCTGCATTATTTCCAAAAAAGCATGACCTTGAAGGAGTTAAGAGAGTCGCATTAAGCCTTGGTCTCAGTATAGCAGTAATACCTCTCATGGGCTTGATTCTCAATTTCACCTTCGGGATAAGTCTTATTCCAATTCTCTTCTCACTTTCCTTATATAGCATATCTATGGCGATAATAGCAGCATACAAGAGGGGAAAATTGCCTTTAGAAGAGCAGTTCTCGGTTCCATTCCACCGGGTACATGAAATAATCTACAATGAGATCAATACCCATAAAAGCCAAAAAGACGTTAATTTAATAATAATTCTTGCATTTTCCGTTGTCTTTGCAGCAGGCATGATCTATTTTGTGATCACAACTCCCAAGATAGGAGAAAGATTTACTGAATTTTATATCCTTGAACCATCAGGAAAAGCGCAGAACTATACGACAGATCTTAAAATTAATTCCCCCTCAACAATCCTTGTTGGTGTGTCCAATCATGAATATATCCCCATTAATTATACCTTGCAGGTAGCTCTTGAAAAAGAAGTGTTGACAAATACATCTTTCATGCTGGCTCATAATGAAACAAGGGAAGAAAATGTAACTTTTGTTCCGGACAAAACAGGAAGCAACCTCAAGCTTGAGTTCTGGTTGTTCAGGGAAGACAATTTTACTTCACCTTATCGTGAACTGCACTTGTGGGTGAATGCAAAATAA
- a CDS encoding DUF22 domain-containing protein, protein MSEVVNVVSRDNGKVSRKKVRASPYEFTIATRAKWEMVIADEDIPIGAGKLERVKVKEITVQKDMLAIPCAFSHHPLVSVVKVATKEGPTPVEMDRTINVAYVIGQESGEIRKGDLLSVLNLYPIMFTREATRPVCVG, encoded by the coding sequence ATGAGTGAAGTAGTAAATGTGGTTTCCCGCGATAATGGGAAAGTATCAAGAAAAAAAGTAAGGGCATCGCCATATGAATTTACAATAGCTACCAGGGCAAAGTGGGAGATGGTAATAGCAGATGAGGATATCCCGATCGGGGCAGGTAAGCTTGAGCGTGTTAAGGTAAAAGAAATAACGGTGCAAAAGGATATGCTTGCGATACCCTGTGCTTTCAGCCATCATCCGCTTGTTTCGGTCGTTAAGGTGGCAACAAAAGAAGGGCCTACTCCGGTTGAAATGGATCGGACGATAAACGTAGCTTATGTTATAGGGCAGGAATCAGGGGAGATCAGAAAAGGAGACCTGTTGTCAGTCCTGAACCTTTATCCCATAATGTTCACACGGGAAGCAACCAGGCCTGTATGCGTCGGGTGA
- a CDS encoding glycosyltransferase, which produces MLEKPYLSIIVPVLNGANHINNLMNSLININYPDNKYEILIVDNGSRDTTVELIKKFQKNIPELKLFFEKRKSSYAARNTGIRNAKGEILVFTDADCIVDKNWLINIVEGFSENSVGCVAGEILSGKWFNIVEEYYTKKDIMSQKNTLNSEFLPYPMTANVAYRKVIFEKIGYFDEKLISGGDADFAWRMQLETEYKIVYDQNAIVIHKHRTNIKSLFKQQFSYGYGSVLLYEKHSSFMNFNLKSTLIDYLKLVLSIALFYFRSFTRLFWKCGRYGLFEPLLAFLCISGYRLGRLYGSIRLKKLFI; this is translated from the coding sequence ATTTTGGAGAAGCCTTACTTATCAATAATTGTACCTGTTCTGAATGGTGCTAACCATATTAACAATTTGATGAACTCCCTGATTAATATCAATTATCCGGATAATAAATATGAGATTCTTATTGTAGATAATGGGTCCAGGGATACGACAGTTGAATTAATTAAAAAATTTCAAAAAAATATTCCAGAATTAAAGTTGTTTTTTGAAAAAAGAAAAAGTTCCTATGCAGCAAGAAATACAGGGATCAGGAATGCTAAAGGAGAAATATTAGTATTCACTGATGCTGACTGTATTGTTGATAAAAACTGGTTAATTAATATCGTTGAGGGTTTCTCAGAAAATTCAGTTGGTTGTGTGGCAGGTGAAATTTTATCAGGAAAATGGTTTAATATCGTGGAGGAATATTATACAAAAAAAGATATAATGTCCCAAAAAAATACATTGAATTCAGAGTTCTTACCATATCCCATGACAGCAAATGTTGCCTACAGGAAGGTGATATTTGAAAAAATAGGCTATTTTGATGAAAAATTAATTTCAGGTGGCGATGCTGATTTTGCATGGCGGATGCAATTAGAAACAGAATATAAGATAGTATATGACCAAAATGCAATTGTAATTCATAAACATAGAACAAATATAAAATCCTTATTTAAGCAACAATTTAGCTATGGATACGGAAGTGTGCTTCTATATGAAAAACATAGTTCTTTTATGAATTTTAATCTAAAAAGTACATTAATAGATTATTTAAAGCTTGTGCTCAGTATCGCCTTATTCTATTTTCGGTCATTTACCAGGCTGTTCTGGAAATGTGGCAGATATGGTTTATTCGAACCCTTATTAGCATTCTTATGCATATCCGGTTATCGTCTCGGAAGATTATATGGATCAATAAGATTAAAAAAATTATTTATTTAG
- a CDS encoding flap endonuclease-1 translates to MGVDLGDIFERNEIEFSDLKGKVIAIDAYNTLYQFLSIIRQRDGTPLIDSHGEITSHLSGFLYRTTNLIEEGIKPVFVFDGTPPEFKNKIIEERKKIRANAQEKWDEAKARGEDEEAFKHAQASSRIQGNMIEDAKLLLKAMGIPVIQAPSEGEAQASSIVRDGKAYAVGSQDYDALLFGAPVVVRNLAVTGKRKLAGKSIFLEVKPELIELEKGLDALGISREQLVDIALLVGTDYNDGIKGIGPRKALKLIKKHTGIEAVLLELKTEIKNLTEIKNLFLNPPVTSEYEIKWKKPDPEAIMKFLCDDHDFSQARVSKAVERLLDASDEGQKTLDKWF, encoded by the coding sequence ATAGGGGTTGACCTGGGTGATATTTTCGAACGAAACGAAATTGAGTTTTCCGACCTGAAAGGAAAAGTAATAGCCATAGATGCTTACAATACGCTTTACCAGTTCCTTAGTATAATACGCCAGCGCGATGGTACACCGCTTATTGATTCACACGGGGAGATAACATCCCATCTTTCAGGTTTCCTTTACAGGACAACAAACCTCATCGAAGAGGGGATAAAGCCTGTATTTGTTTTTGATGGTACACCCCCTGAATTTAAAAATAAAATAATTGAAGAACGAAAAAAAATAAGGGCAAATGCACAGGAAAAATGGGATGAGGCAAAAGCAAGGGGAGAAGATGAAGAAGCATTCAAACATGCACAGGCATCATCCCGTATCCAGGGAAATATGATAGAAGATGCAAAACTTCTGCTCAAGGCTATGGGTATTCCTGTCATCCAGGCGCCGTCTGAAGGGGAAGCACAGGCTTCATCAATTGTAAGGGATGGCAAAGCTTATGCCGTTGGTTCCCAGGATTATGATGCACTTTTGTTCGGTGCGCCTGTTGTCGTAAGGAATCTTGCAGTAACGGGGAAACGAAAGCTTGCTGGAAAGAGCATATTCCTGGAAGTAAAACCTGAGCTTATCGAACTTGAAAAAGGACTTGACGCACTGGGTATTTCAAGGGAACAACTTGTGGATATTGCGCTTCTCGTGGGAACAGATTATAATGATGGCATAAAAGGAATAGGCCCAAGGAAGGCTTTGAAATTGATAAAAAAACATACGGGGATTGAAGCTGTGCTTCTTGAATTAAAAACGGAGATCAAAAACCTCACTGAAATAAAAAATTTATTCCTTAACCCTCCTGTAACATCCGAATATGAGATTAAGTGGAAAAAACCGGATCCTGAGGCCATCATGAAATTCCTATGTGATGACCATGATTTTTCACAAGCCCGTGTTTCAAAAGCTGTCGAACGCTTGCTTGATGCCTCGGATGAGGGACAAAAGACCCTTGATAAGTGGTTTTAA
- a CDS encoding glycoside hydrolase family 16 protein, which translates to MVIMMMRKNNKSMKLKKLRDIGRIDIISIIFFLSIPISSAADINLASNSGFETDPSIEYFTHGNAAFTWATTPHTGNRSVKIVSIQPTGSFSRWLSKTNKISGRAGNIYSASAWMKTVSVAQYGRLVINFWDTSMNHLGSRESVGSVRGTTDWTQLTVQATAPSNTAFVRIEFRLYGSGTLWVDDVDLRLKTVTPTPTPVPTPSGSYTLLWSDEFNNNSLSSDWRVFGSNQGGATSDTLFHSSMVNVSNGQLHLGIAMNPSSGRKYIGGGVDNINSIAGKLKQGRWEIRAKMPPGFGTDGYFGLYGSAGEWPPEIVIAETIGRIPTRSTLVQLYGLSSAIKYNSTLVIQSNPDWTQGFNVYAFEWDGDQLRWYINGQLKKTSIQQFTTIPMKFSAGAWSGICGSDWPDCASSNVLPAYLDIDYVRIYRKN; encoded by the coding sequence ATGGTAATTATGATGATGAGAAAAAACAACAAATCAATGAAACTAAAAAAATTGAGAGATATAGGAAGAATTGACATAATTTCAATAATATTTTTCCTTTCTATACCAATATCATCGGCAGCAGATATTAATCTTGCATCCAACTCCGGTTTTGAAACCGATCCGTCAATCGAGTATTTTACACATGGAAATGCCGCTTTTACCTGGGCAACCACCCCACACACAGGAAATCGATCAGTCAAAATCGTATCCATCCAACCCACAGGATCATTTTCGCGATGGTTGAGCAAAACAAATAAGATCTCAGGGCGGGCTGGCAATATATATTCTGCATCTGCATGGATGAAGACTGTAAGTGTTGCCCAGTATGGAAGGCTTGTTATTAACTTCTGGGATACATCCATGAACCATCTGGGTAGCAGGGAGTCAGTTGGATCTGTAAGGGGCACGACAGATTGGACCCAGCTTACAGTTCAAGCTACTGCACCTTCGAATACTGCGTTTGTGAGGATTGAATTCAGGCTTTATGGTTCAGGTACACTCTGGGTTGATGATGTGGACTTGAGATTGAAAACAGTAACCCCTACACCAACACCTGTACCAACACCTTCAGGTTCTTACACTCTTTTATGGAGTGATGAGTTTAACAACAATTCCTTGAGTTCCGATTGGAGAGTATTTGGATCTAACCAGGGAGGAGCTACTTCTGATACATTATTCCACTCAAGTATGGTGAACGTAAGTAATGGTCAACTGCATCTGGGTATAGCTATGAACCCGTCCAGCGGAAGAAAATATATCGGTGGCGGTGTTGATAATATTAATTCCATAGCCGGTAAATTGAAACAGGGAAGATGGGAAATTAGAGCAAAAATGCCACCCGGATTTGGCACTGACGGATATTTCGGTCTTTACGGTTCGGCAGGAGAATGGCCACCAGAAATAGTTATAGCAGAGACTATAGGGAGAATACCAACACGATCAACTCTTGTTCAACTATATGGTTTATCAAGTGCTATAAAATACAATTCAACGCTGGTTATCCAATCAAATCCGGATTGGACTCAAGGATTTAATGTATATGCCTTTGAATGGGACGGCGATCAATTAAGATGGTATATTAACGGTCAGCTTAAAAAGACATCAATACAGCAGTTCACTACTATCCCCATGAAATTCAGTGCTGGAGCATGGAGTGGAATATGCGGATCTGATTGGCCAGATTGTGCGAGTTCAAATGTACTTCCAGCATATTTAGATATAGATTATGTACGCATTTATCGGAAAAATTAA
- a CDS encoding class I SAM-dependent methyltransferase — protein sequence MILPKRENLYKEAHRKFYNYDSIEYLSSNKKSIESVYYISRINEIINIVEKSIPLKGTVLDIGCAQGNIPLILAEKGYNVVGVDYISDGLSYAFLKYEHGNCNFVAGNAEKLPFKNNFNCIIISEFLEHVNKPELFLNLFNNFLEENGILIITTPNGSSILNIKVPNYTSFKLNNDCKKIGPEKKDHVFNFNMFEIKNLLVESKFEIIENRYINSYILNPVTYFIYKNLPIGVVYKLNSYFSNIPIFKKYLCSTILFAAKRKINID from the coding sequence ATGATATTACCCAAAAGAGAAAATTTATATAAAGAGGCACACAGAAAATTTTATAATTATGATTCTATAGAATATTTGTCTTCAAACAAAAAATCTATAGAATCAGTATATTACATTTCAAGGATAAATGAAATTATTAATATAGTCGAAAAATCAATTCCATTGAAAGGGACGGTTTTGGATATTGGATGTGCACAAGGCAATATACCATTAATTCTTGCTGAAAAAGGTTATAATGTTGTAGGTGTGGATTATATCTCTGATGGTTTAAGCTATGCATTTTTGAAATACGAACATGGAAATTGCAATTTTGTAGCTGGCAATGCTGAAAAATTGCCATTTAAGAATAACTTTAATTGTATAATTATTTCAGAATTCTTAGAACATGTTAACAAACCAGAGCTTTTTTTAAATTTATTTAATAATTTTTTGGAAGAAAATGGTATTTTAATTATCACAACTCCCAATGGCTCCTCTATTCTAAACATTAAAGTTCCAAATTATACTTCCTTTAAACTTAATAATGATTGCAAAAAGATAGGCCCTGAAAAAAAGGATCATGTGTTTAATTTTAACATGTTTGAAATAAAGAATTTATTAGTAGAGTCAAAATTTGAAATCATTGAGAATCGGTATATAAATTCATATATATTAAATCCTGTTACTTATTTTATATATAAAAATTTGCCTATAGGTGTTGTTTATAAATTAAATTCATATTTCTCTAATATTCCAATTTTTAAAAAATATTTATGTTCTACAATTTTATTTGCCGCTAAAAGAAAAATTAATATTGATTAA